A stretch of DNA from Pseudomonadota bacterium:
GGCCATCAGGGTTGCCCTGAGGAGCAAGAAAATCAATGAGAGCTGGATAACAATAAGGAAGGTACTGTCTCAACCCATGTGCATATTACCGCCATCATAAAGAGGACTGACAGAAAGTTGATTCATATAAGGAAGCGCAGGGAGCAGGGAACAAAACGGTGTTCTGGCTATGTCGAACGAGAAAACTCAGGAAACTTCAGACCCAATATATCCTTGCCCATACCTGTATAATTATGATAATATTTACTGTTGCATTGACAAACTAAATACCGGGTCGCATTCAAAAATAGCACCCAGAGGTTACCCGGGTAACGAGGAAGCAACGAAGCTATATGAATGAAGGCGGCTTTGTAAAATAAACCTTAGGAAGACATGTCAGTAAAAGCTAAAAGACCGGTTAAAAAAAAGGCCCTTGAAACACATCATATCAGCCTCACGGTCAACGGGCACATCTATGAATTAGATATAGGGAGCAGCCCCGGCCAGGTTGAACCCTCGCATACACTTGCCCATACGCTCAGAGAGACACTCGGCCTGACAGGCACGAAGGTATCATGCGACAGCGGCGCATGCGGGGCATGTACCGTGCTTATGGATGACAAGGCCGTGCTTTCCTGTATGACACTAACTGTTGAATGCAACAAAAAGAGGATAACATCCATTGAGGGCTTGAAAGACCAGGTGACTGGCAGGCTCGATCCTCTTCAGAAGGCTTTTATTGACCACACAGCCTTTCAGTGCGGATTTTGCACGCCCGGCATAATCATGAGCGCAAAGGCGCTCCTTACCCAAACACCTTCCCCCACAGAAGAAGAAGTAAAAGAAGCCCTTTCCGGCAACTTTTGCCGTTGTATCAGCCACTATCAGGTTATAAATGCAATTATGGAACTATCAAAACAGGCAGAGCAGGAAAAATGACCGATACTTACAGGTTTATCGGCAAAGCTACTCCCCGCAAAGATGCAACCGATATTGTCACAGGCAATACACGGTTTTTAAACGATCTAAAAGCCCCGGATATGCTCTATGGAAAGGTGCTTAGAAGCCCTCACCCACATGCCTTTATTGCAAGCATTGATAAAGCTAAGGCATTGAAACTGACGGGTGTGAAGGCAGTACTTACCTGGGAAGATGTCCCTGACTGGAAGGGCGGCACGCCGCGTTACACGCGTGTTCTCGACCGTAAGGTCCGGTTCGTTGGTGATGCTGTGGCGCTTGTTGCAGCAACAAGCGAAGAAGTAGCACAGGAGGCACTTGGCCTGATAGATGTCAAATACAAGGTTTTACCTGCTGTCTTCGAGATGGAAGAGGCCCTGAAACCTGATGCACCTCAATTATATGATGAATTCCCCGGAAACATTGTAACCCCTGGCGTTCCCTTTTTCGGGCCTAAGAACCTGAAGGAAGTTGTCATGGGAGACGTGGAAAAAGGTTTCGAAGAGGCTGAAGTGATAACAGAAGGCACCTTCGGTTACGAGAATATGCCGAACCCTCTGCCGCCTGAAGCGCCCGGGGTAATAGCCCTGTGGGAAGATCCTGACAGGGTAACGTTGTGGGTATCAAACCAGGCATCATACATGGACAAGATTACCCTCTTCCATGTCTTCGACAGAAAAGTGCAGGTGAGAACAATCGGCGGCCCTTGCGGCGGTAGTTACGGGTCAAAATTCATGTCCTGGCAGGTGCAGGCTCACGCAGTACTTCTCAGCAGAGCAACAGGTAAGCCGGTTAGACTTTCCTTTACCAAGGAAGAACACCTTGCAGCATTTACGCTCAGACCCGGATCACGCATGCAGGCTAAAGTGGGAATGAAGAAGGACGGAACAGTCACGGCAATATCAGGCAAGTGGCTCATCGACACCGGTTACTATTCCATGACCACGCAATCACAAGTTGCTGTGGGATGTGGCGAGGTGCAGATCATGGTACGTTGTCCTAACTGGGACTTGAGGCCCACTATCGTCTGCACCAACAGAAACGCCTCCGGCATTGTGAGAGGCTTCGGAGGCCAGGAGTTGAAATGCGCGCTCATACCTCTTTTGAGCCTCGCCATGGAAAAGGCCGGTATTGATCCCTTGGAATTTTTCAAAAAGAATTATGTCAAACCGGGTGACGGGTACTTCTGGCGGGACGGCATCTGGTATACATACCGGGGCGTGGACTATACAAAGACAATGGATAAGGGTGCGCAGACATTCGGATGGAAAGAGAAGTGGAAGGGGTGGCTGAAACCCACTACTGTAAACAATTCAAAAAGAACCGGCATAGGTGTTGGTGTACATGGTAACGCCGACATCGGTGAGGATGCATCAGAGGCCTATGTGCGCCTTCACCCGGATGGAACTGCCATGCTCTTCTCCTGCATAACAGAGCACGGAACCGGGCAGAGGACAAACTTCGTCAAGATGGCGGCTGAGGTCCTGCAACTGCCAATGGAACGGATTTCCGTTGCACCTTCCGATTCACTGATCAATCCCTATGAGTTCGGACCTGCAGGATCACGGGGAACTTATGCCATTGGAAGCGCCGTCATTGCAGCAGCAGAGGACGCAAGACAAAAACTTTTTGAACTCATATCCCCCATGCTTGGCGCAGAGCCCTCCGACCTGGACACTGTAGACGGAACGGTCTTTATTAAGGATAATCCGGAAAAGCGGATACCATGGAAGGCAATGAGCATAGACCGCACCATCACCGGCTACGGGCGGTTTGAACCGGATTATACACTATCAAATTGCATGATGACATTTGTCGAGGTGGAGGTTGATACGGAAACGGGTAAAGTAAACCTGCTGCGTGTCGTAAACACCACAGATGTCGGGCAGATTATAGACCCGCCGGGGCTTGAAGGGCAGCTTAACGGGTGTCTCGGCTCAGGAGGCATTGACAGCGCCCTCTTCGAGGAAACCATTATTGACCATAAAACAGGTCATATACTCAACGCCAATATGATTGACTACAAATGGCGTACTTTTTCAGAACTGCCGGTGATAGACAATGTGGTACTGGAAACTCCTTTTCCCAGCCACCGGTTTCATGCGGTAGGGGTCGGTGAGATAGCCACCACTCCCGGCCCTTCAGCAATACTCATGGCCGTATCTAATGCCATTGGAACCTGGCTGCACGAATATCCGGTCACACCGGAGAAGGTGCTCGGTGCACTTGGCAAAGCAACTCAAAAAGCCGTAAAACCGGGTGAAATATAATGAGGTCTTTCAGACACATCAGCGCAAGGACAATAGAAGAAGCCTGTATGCTTCTTCTTGAGTATAACGGCAAAGCCGTGCTTAATGCAGGTGGGACAGACCTGCTCCTCACCCTTAAAGGAGAGCATCTCTTCGATTACCCCGAAGCTGTTATTGATATCAAGACGATATCGGGTCTCGATTACATCCGGGAAGATGATAAAACACTGAAAATAGGCGCATTGACAAAACTTTTCGATATTGCGAGGCACCCGATCCTTCAGAGCAATTGCCGGACACTCACAGAGGCAGCCCGATCTGTGGCTACACCCCAGATACGCAATACAGCAACCATAGGGGGGAATCTGTGCCAGGATGTACGGTGCTGGTATTACCGGTATCCGCGCCATATCGGAGGGCCGATCCGCTGCCTGCGGAAAGGAAATGGCCCCTGTCTTGCTGTTGCCGGTGACAACCGGTACCACGCGATCATGGATGCAAAGAGGTGCTTTGCCGTTTGCCCTTCCGATACCGCCGTAGCCCTGGCTGCACTTGATGCACAGATAATCGTTACAGGAACAAAAGGAGAAAGAAGGATTGCGCCCACAGACTTTTTCAATCCTCTGGGGAATGCCGTCGCACAGGATGAACTGGTTAGAGAAATCGAGATTCAAAAGACATCAGCCCCTACGCAACAAAGATTCCTCAAATTTACCCTGAGAAGCCCTGTGGATTTTGCTGTCGTTAGTGTTGCATCGGTTGTAACTGTTGAAGAAAACATATGCACGGATGCGCGTATTGCCCTTGGGGCTGTTGCCCCCGGACCTGTTCGTGCAAAAAAAGCCGAGGAATTCATTAACGGACAGATGATTAACGAGGTTACTGCGGCGCATGCAGCAGGAGAGGCCCTTGCAGCCGCCCGGCCGCTCAGCAAAAACGCATACAAGATTGAGATTGCCAAAACCCTTGTAAAAAGGGCAATATCAGGGGGGTGAGATTACTTCTGTAATTCTTTCGAGGTCTTCCTGTGAATAAAACTCTATGATAATTTTACCTTTGTTTTTCCTGTAAGTTATGTTTACCTTCGTCCCCAGCTTTTCCCTCAGAGACTCTTCTGCGTATGGGAAAGGCGAAGACTTTCCGGTTGACTTCTTTTTAACTTCTCTCTCAAGCTCTCTTACCGAAAAACCTTCCTTAATAACCTTATCAACGAATCTTTTCTGCTCGTTTTCGCTCTTAAGCGTGATCAGCACCCTGGCATGACCCTGGGAAAGCTTCCCTTCAAAAATCAGCTTTTTTATCCATTCCGGGAGTTTTAGAAGCCTGATAAAATTGGTGACAGAACTCCTGTTAATCCCTATCTTCTTTGCAAGCTCTTCATGGGTATAACCAAACTCTTCAACAAACCTGTCGTATACCACGGCAACCTCGATAGCATTCAGGTCCACCCTCTGGAGGTTTTCAATCAAGGCTATCTCAAGGGCCTCTTTGTCGTCAACGTCTTTTACAATGGCAGAAACCTCATTAAGCCCTGCCATAACAGACGCCCGGTATCTTCTTTCCCCTGCAATGATCTCATAGCCCTTGCCTTTTTTTCTCAGGATAACCGGCTGTAGAAGTCCTTTTTCCCTGATAGATGCAGCAAGTTCGACAAGCGAATCATCCTTTATTTCAAATCGAGGCTGGGACTGGCCTGCAACTATTTCGTTTACCGGGATAACCCTGGTCACCCCTTTTTCTTCAATATCTTTGAGTATAGCCGATAAACCTTTTCCTAACGGGTCTTTTCTCAGCATCAGGCTCCCTTTTCAAGTATTTCTGAAGCAAGTTCGAGATAACTCTCTGCACCCTTCGAACATATATCATAGAGCAATGCAGGCTTTCCGTAACTCGGCGCTTCGCTCAACTTTACGTTTCTCGGTATGATGGTTTTAAACACACTATCGTTAAAATAGCCTTTTACTTCATCCATAACCCTGAAGGAGAGATTATTCCTCTTGTCGAACATTGTGAGCAGCACCCCCAGGGTTTCCAGCTTCGGGTTCAGCCTCCTCTTGATAACCGTTATCGTTCTCAGAAGCATTGCAAGCCCTTCGAGGGCAAAGTATTCACACTGTAATGGTATAATGACAAAATCCGATGCCACAAGCGCATTTATCGTCAGCAGGCCCAGAGAAGGGGGACAATCTATTATGGTGTACTTGTATGTATTGCTTAATCGCTCCAGGATATTTTTTAATACAAATTCTCTGCTTTCCGCATCGAGAAGTTCAACTTCGGCGCCGATCAGGTCCGGATGTGCCGGAATTATGTCTAAGTAAGGCACCTCTGTCTTCCTGATCACCTCTTTTGCATCTTTATTGCCGATAAGCATGTGGTACAGGTGTGCATAAAGACCGCTGTATGTTATGCCAAAACTCGTTGTTGCATTGCACTGGGGATCTATGTCGATAATAAGGGTTTTTCTTTCGGATATGGCAAGGGATGCTGCCAGATTCACTGCTGTCGTTGTTTTGCCGACGCCGCCCTTCTGGTTTGCAATAGAAATGATCATGATGTTTAATAGACTATCATAAACTATTAAAGTTGTAAAAGATTATAATAATTCAGCAAATAAATGTACAGGGAATAAAGGGCAAAAAGCCGTCTGAAAACCATTCTATTATAAGGTAAAATCTGAACAGGGCTATTTAATCTCTTTCAAATAAAATATAATCGGACTCGACAGGATAACCAATATTCCAATGGTTGTAATACCGAACCTGAAGCTGAGGAAATCGCCTGAAAGGCCAAGGAGATAGGGGATCAAACCCCCGCCGAGCATGATACTGAGGGTCATAACCAATCCGGTAGCCATACCTCTCATTTCTCTGTTGAATATCCTTGCGATGGACAAAAGTCCCAAAGGAAAAAAACCTGTTATACATATTGCCTGTAAAAATAGAAAAAAACCTAAAAACTTGACAGAAGATACGCCTGTGCAAATCGTGAAAATACCGGTCAGCAACATCATAATAAAGATGGTTTTGCGCAGACTGAATCTATCAACAAGAAAACCGCACAGGATAGCTACCCCTATCCCCCCAAGCCTTGATATCCCCAATATGGTATTTGCATAGCCGATGCTCAATGAAAGCTCTTTTGTAAGATACAGAGGGACTATGAAATAGATGCCCAGGTTGACCCCGGCGGCAAAGGTAAAGAGTATGCTTATGATCCAGAGAGATCGTATTTTGATAAGATCACCAATGAGCGTCTTTTGAGAAGCGTGTCTAATCTTTACTTCATCGCATATCAAATAAAAGACGATGGCACTTAAAATAAAAACAACTGCAAAGACTTCAAAAATCCACCTCCACTGAAAATATTGTAGAAAGAAAAGCGCGATAAATGGGGCGCTGAATATGGACACAGAGGCGCCGGAATCATGGATAGCGATTGATCTGCCCCAGTTTTTTTCGGCAAAAAATTCGGTAATCAGCGGTATGGCTGACGGCAGATAAACACCTGCCGAAAAACCGAGAATGAAAGAATAAATATATAAAACAGAAAATACCTTTACGAAAGGAATCAAAGAAAATGTGAAAGACGATATTACAAGGGAAAACGCTATCGATTTTCTGTATCCAATCCTGCCGGAGTAAAAGCCCGAGAAAAGCATTGAAAGACCATATCCGATTGACTGAAATATAAAAATGCTGCTTGCCCCGGCATGGCTGATTAAAAATTCGTCTTCTATCAACGGCAGGATAGGCGAAAATATTGTCCTTGTACTGAAATTGATAAACCAGAGAAACCAGAGAAGAAGGAGAAATAAAATGGCCTTGCCTTTCAGCTCAGAATGGTGTTCCACGGCTTCAATTTAACCAATGCTGCGAAGAAAAGCAATCGGTTGTTGAAAAATTCTCAATAGAAATGGAGTCGTTCTTCAACAGGCCATCGGGCCGGTGTTATATGATTTTTTATGGTTATAATAATTTGGTCCCGGCTGAGGCAACGAGGGAATATCCCATAGGCAACTTGTTTCCGGAGTTTCCTGACTTTTCCATTGGATGTTACGCCGATGGGCAATGCTTAAACTATTTAAGCACAAATAGTTTAAGCATTGCCTTTAAAAAGATTTTGTGGTAACACGTTATGGATAAGATTTTTTTGAATGAATAAATTCACACCACAAGAGATGAAACTTTTGCAAATCCGTATTCTACTTTGTGTAATATGTCTTTTTCTGTTAACCGGTTGTCTGCCGAATAAAAAGCTGACCGTTGCAGCAACGGCGATATTACTGGAAGGGGTGGCAAAATCTACTTTTCAACAATCTGACCTTAAGCTGGTCCGTGAAGGAATTCCCGCCTATCTGATGCTTATGGACGGCATGATCGAGTCGGTGCCGGACAATGAACAGTTGCTCATCAATGCTGCCCAGACCTATTCTTCTTTTGCCTCGGCTTTTATGGAGGAAACAGATCCGGAGTATGCAAAACTTC
This window harbors:
- a CDS encoding (2Fe-2S)-binding protein, whose protein sequence is MSVKAKRPVKKKALETHHISLTVNGHIYELDIGSSPGQVEPSHTLAHTLRETLGLTGTKVSCDSGACGACTVLMDDKAVLSCMTLTVECNKKRITSIEGLKDQVTGRLDPLQKAFIDHTAFQCGFCTPGIIMSAKALLTQTPSPTEEEVKEALSGNFCRCISHYQVINAIMELSKQAEQEK
- a CDS encoding xanthine dehydrogenase family protein molybdopterin-binding subunit, which translates into the protein MTDTYRFIGKATPRKDATDIVTGNTRFLNDLKAPDMLYGKVLRSPHPHAFIASIDKAKALKLTGVKAVLTWEDVPDWKGGTPRYTRVLDRKVRFVGDAVALVAATSEEVAQEALGLIDVKYKVLPAVFEMEEALKPDAPQLYDEFPGNIVTPGVPFFGPKNLKEVVMGDVEKGFEEAEVITEGTFGYENMPNPLPPEAPGVIALWEDPDRVTLWVSNQASYMDKITLFHVFDRKVQVRTIGGPCGGSYGSKFMSWQVQAHAVLLSRATGKPVRLSFTKEEHLAAFTLRPGSRMQAKVGMKKDGTVTAISGKWLIDTGYYSMTTQSQVAVGCGEVQIMVRCPNWDLRPTIVCTNRNASGIVRGFGGQELKCALIPLLSLAMEKAGIDPLEFFKKNYVKPGDGYFWRDGIWYTYRGVDYTKTMDKGAQTFGWKEKWKGWLKPTTVNNSKRTGIGVGVHGNADIGEDASEAYVRLHPDGTAMLFSCITEHGTGQRTNFVKMAAEVLQLPMERISVAPSDSLINPYEFGPAGSRGTYAIGSAVIAAAEDARQKLFELISPMLGAEPSDLDTVDGTVFIKDNPEKRIPWKAMSIDRTITGYGRFEPDYTLSNCMMTFVEVEVDTETGKVNLLRVVNTTDVGQIIDPPGLEGQLNGCLGSGGIDSALFEETIIDHKTGHILNANMIDYKWRTFSELPVIDNVVLETPFPSHRFHAVGVGEIATTPGPSAILMAVSNAIGTWLHEYPVTPEKVLGALGKATQKAVKPGEI
- a CDS encoding FAD binding domain-containing protein encodes the protein MRSFRHISARTIEEACMLLLEYNGKAVLNAGGTDLLLTLKGEHLFDYPEAVIDIKTISGLDYIREDDKTLKIGALTKLFDIARHPILQSNCRTLTEAARSVATPQIRNTATIGGNLCQDVRCWYYRYPRHIGGPIRCLRKGNGPCLAVAGDNRYHAIMDAKRCFAVCPSDTAVALAALDAQIIVTGTKGERRIAPTDFFNPLGNAVAQDELVREIEIQKTSAPTQQRFLKFTLRSPVDFAVVSVASVVTVEENICTDARIALGAVAPGPVRAKKAEEFINGQMINEVTAAHAAGEALAAARPLSKNAYKIEIAKTLVKRAISGG
- a CDS encoding ParB/RepB/Spo0J family partition protein, translated to MLRKDPLGKGLSAILKDIEEKGVTRVIPVNEIVAGQSQPRFEIKDDSLVELAASIREKGLLQPVILRKKGKGYEIIAGERRYRASVMAGLNEVSAIVKDVDDKEALEIALIENLQRVDLNAIEVAVVYDRFVEEFGYTHEELAKKIGINRSSVTNFIRLLKLPEWIKKLIFEGKLSQGHARVLITLKSENEQKRFVDKVIKEGFSVRELEREVKKKSTGKSSPFPYAEESLREKLGTKVNITYRKNKGKIIIEFYSQEDLERITEVISPP
- a CDS encoding AAA family ATPase; this translates as MIISIANQKGGVGKTTTAVNLAASLAISERKTLIIDIDPQCNATTSFGITYSGLYAHLYHMLIGNKDAKEVIRKTEVPYLDIIPAHPDLIGAEVELLDAESREFVLKNILERLSNTYKYTIIDCPPSLGLLTINALVASDFVIIPLQCEYFALEGLAMLLRTITVIKRRLNPKLETLGVLLTMFDKRNNLSFRVMDEVKGYFNDSVFKTIIPRNVKLSEAPSYGKPALLYDICSKGAESYLELASEILEKGA
- a CDS encoding MFS transporter, whose translation is MEHHSELKGKAILFLLLLWFLWFINFSTRTIFSPILPLIEDEFLISHAGASSIFIFQSIGYGLSMLFSGFYSGRIGYRKSIAFSLVISSFTFSLIPFVKVFSVLYIYSFILGFSAGVYLPSAIPLITEFFAEKNWGRSIAIHDSGASVSIFSAPFIALFFLQYFQWRWIFEVFAVVFILSAIVFYLICDEVKIRHASQKTLIGDLIKIRSLWIISILFTFAAGVNLGIYFIVPLYLTKELSLSIGYANTILGISRLGGIGVAILCGFLVDRFSLRKTIFIMMLLTGIFTICTGVSSVKFLGFFLFLQAICITGFFPLGLLSIARIFNREMRGMATGLVMTLSIMLGGGLIPYLLGLSGDFLSFRFGITTIGILVILSSPIIFYLKEIK